In Danaus plexippus chromosome 14, MEX_DaPlex, whole genome shotgun sequence, a single genomic region encodes these proteins:
- the LOC116769408 gene encoding proteoglycan 4-like isoform X2: protein MNSALKPVLPQPGVPQAAGQSSPAKGNVATANHAVGLPQGAQNSLHHGSNNLVGQNLVHHVIVPQLPSHAAPSMAPVSANMAQMAQNMSHHGNLSHVTQNSVTPANIAVSPSKSATTSSPLSLVQESKATPSQPLALTRTPEKKEPDSTGTANGTVESPKSGSSAPVALKPQNPEQKQDKQDIAKTSPSTTKPPEKPASTPPKPEPSNPVSQTDSPVQPKVATANEPPEKSPSKPTELKSSPTADVAPTQSDSKPVPESANENQAQEKPSTPQPEVESESAKVEPVKEESKEEEVEKPAPEVEEKPEKKPESPKEPEVEKAVKDEKVENKPDAKANAAKTEPKTSKPTLKLATVTPPMRKRRQVSEKEATPAKKVAEGDNTPDTRTKRNRTKVQLYQSPTPEIAMATKLSASAGRSTPTKQNDDKLIVFYKNEYLAVRNAEGGFYVCQAVQNVYRTTRKIKIRWLSQDKSDSTGETYKPDFYDVTDMECVLTTLSLSRASGGAQILRAAERERAQSILQRALGAERGDNCLLLTEEHPDGLDLSLYTDESQLEKKSRKRNSSKSSPSDATETAKEEATPSKKARTMPKRSPKSVRKAKSAPKTQKRKSLGSTPTVATSSKTATALSEKSKKTPPKRTTVKQTKIDTPTATPRGRRATKENKASPIVPVPSTSSGKTGRSRRLPK from the exons ATGAACTCTGCTTTAAAACCAGTGTTGCCCCAACCTGGGGTTCCTCAAGCTGCCGGCCAGTCGAGTCCCGCTAAGGGGAATGTTGCGACCGCCAACCACGCAGTAGGACTGCCCCAAGGCGCGCAAAACTCTCTGCATCACGGATCAAATAACCTGGTTGGTCAGAACCTAGTGCATCACGTCATAGTGCCACAGCTTCCCTCACACGCAGCGCCCTCCATGGCACCCGTGTCTGCTAACATGGCTCAGATGGCACAGAACATGAGCCACCATGGAAACTTATCTCACGTTACACAAAACTCAGTGACCCCAGCGAATATCGCAGTTAGTCCAAGTAAAAGTGCTACTACTAGTTCTCCACTCAGCTTAGTCCAAGAGAGCAAAGCTACCCCATCTCAGCCCTTAGCCTTAACCAGAACACCAGAGAAAAAGGAGCCGGATTCGACAGGAACGGCGAATGGTACAGTAGAGTCCCCGAAATCAGGGTCAAGTGCACCAGTTGCATTAAAGCCTCAAAACCCTGAACAGAAACAAGACAAGCAAGATATAGCTAAAACCTCACCAAGTACAACCAAACCACCTGAAAAGCCAGCCAGCACTCCACCGAAGCCTGAACCGTCAAATCCAGTCAGCCAAACAGATAGTCCGGTTCAACCTAAAGTAGCCACTGCCAATGAACCACCAGAAAAGTCACCATCAAAACCGACGGAATTAAAATCGTCACCAACAGCTGATGTAGCACCAACACAGAGTGATAGCAAACCTGTCCCTGAATCAGCAAATGAGAACCAGGCTCAAGAGAAACCTTCTACACCTCAGCCAGAAGTTGAGAGTGAAAGCGCAAAGGTTGAACCTGTTAAAGAAGAAAGCAAAGAAGAAGAAGTTGAGAAACCAGCTCCCGAAGTAGAGGAGAAACCAGAAAAGAAACCAGAGTCCCCCAAAGAACCAGAGGTAGAAAAAGCAGTAAAAGATGAAAAGGTGGAAAACAAACCTGATGCAAAGGCAAATGCAGCTAAAACTGAGCCAAAAACATCTAAACCAACACTAAAATTGGCAACAGTGACGCCACCTATGAGGAAAAGGAGGCAGGTTTCCGAGAAAGAAGCTACTCCAGCCAAAAAAGTAGCTGAAGGTGACAACACTCCAGACACAAGAACTAAGAGGAATAGGACTAAG GTTCAGCTCTACCAGTCACCGACTCCTGAAATAGCGATGGCGACTAAACTATCAGCTTCAGCTGGACGTTCCACACCGACAAAGCAGAACGATGACAAACTCATTGTATTCTACAA aaACGAATACTTGGCTGTACGTAATGCAGAAGGAGGCTTCTATGTGTGTCAGGCCGTGCAAAATGTTTACCGGACGACGAGAAAAATCAAAATACGTTGGCTCTCACAGGACAAATCTGATTCCACTGGAGAGACGTACAAGCCGGATTTTTATGACGTTACTG acaTGGAGTGCGTATTGACGACTTTATCGCTGTCTCGTGCGAGCGGAGGAGCTCAAATACTGAGGGCTGCGGAACGTGAAAGAGCTCAGTCTATACTGCAGAGGGCGCTGGGGGCGGAGCGCGGGGACAACTGTCTGCTTCTCACTGAAGAACATCCTGATGGTT TGGACCTGTCATTGTATACGGACGAATCGCAGTTGGAGAAGAAATCGCGTAAAAGAAACAGCTCAAAAAGTTCCCCGAGTGACGCTACCGAGACTGCA AAGGAAGAGGCGACGCCTAGCAAAAAGGCGCGAACGATGCCAAAACGCAGTCCGAAAAGCGTCCGCAAAGCGAAATCCGCTCCAAAAACGCAAAAACGAAAATCTTTAGGTAGTACGCCCACAGTGGCGACCTCTAGCAAG acCGCTACAGCTTTGAGTGAGAAATCAAAGAAGACTCCTCCAAAGAGAACTACAGTGAAGCAGACGAAAATAGATACTCCGACTGCCACACCGAGAGGACGACGGGCTACTAaag AGAACAAGGCGTCACCTATAGTGCCAGTCCCATCGACATCATCAGGCAAGACCGGCAGATCTCGCCGTTTGCCGAAATAA
- the LOC116769408 gene encoding proteoglycan 4-like isoform X4 has protein sequence MAPVSANMAQMAQNMSHHGNLSHVTQNSVTPANIAVSPSKSATTSSPLSLVQESKATPSQPLALTRTPEKKEPDSTGTANGTVESPKSGSSAPVALKPQNPEQKQDKQDIAKTSPSTTKPPEKPASTPPKPEPSNPVSQTDSPVQPKVATANEPPEKSPSKPTELKSSPTADVAPTQSDSKPVPESANENQAQEKPSTPQPEVESESAKVEPVKEESKEEEVEKPAPEVEEKPEKKPESPKEPEVEKAVKDEKVENKPDAKANAAKTEPKTSKPTLKLATVTPPMRKRRQVSEKEATPAKKVAEGDNTPDTRTKRNRTKVQLYQSPTPEIAMATKLSASAGRSTPTKQNDDKLIVFYKNEYLAVRNAEGGFYVCQAVQNVYRTTRKIKIRWLSQDKSDSTGETYKPDFYDVTDMECVLTTLSLSRASGGAQILRAAERERAQSILQRALGAERGDNCLLLTEEHPDGLDLSLYTDESQLEKKSRKRNSSKSSPSDATETAKEEATPSKKARTMPKRSPKSVRKAKSAPKTQKRKSLGSTPTVATSSKVGIVRRIYRNTATALSEKSKKTPPKRTTVKQTKIDTPTATPRGRRATKENKASPIVPVPSTSSGKTGRSRRLPK, from the exons ATGGCACCCGTGTCTGCTAACATGGCTCAGATGGCACAGAACATGAGCCACCATGGAAACTTATCTCACGTTACACAAAACTCAGTGACCCCAGCGAATATCGCAGTTAGTCCAAGTAAAAGTGCTACTACTAGTTCTCCACTCAGCTTAGTCCAAGAGAGCAAAGCTACCCCATCTCAGCCCTTAGCCTTAACCAGAACACCAGAGAAAAAGGAGCCGGATTCGACAGGAACGGCGAATGGTACAGTAGAGTCCCCGAAATCAGGGTCAAGTGCACCAGTTGCATTAAAGCCTCAAAACCCTGAACAGAAACAAGACAAGCAAGATATAGCTAAAACCTCACCAAGTACAACCAAACCACCTGAAAAGCCAGCCAGCACTCCACCGAAGCCTGAACCGTCAAATCCAGTCAGCCAAACAGATAGTCCGGTTCAACCTAAAGTAGCCACTGCCAATGAACCACCAGAAAAGTCACCATCAAAACCGACGGAATTAAAATCGTCACCAACAGCTGATGTAGCACCAACACAGAGTGATAGCAAACCTGTCCCTGAATCAGCAAATGAGAACCAGGCTCAAGAGAAACCTTCTACACCTCAGCCAGAAGTTGAGAGTGAAAGCGCAAAGGTTGAACCTGTTAAAGAAGAAAGCAAAGAAGAAGAAGTTGAGAAACCAGCTCCCGAAGTAGAGGAGAAACCAGAAAAGAAACCAGAGTCCCCCAAAGAACCAGAGGTAGAAAAAGCAGTAAAAGATGAAAAGGTGGAAAACAAACCTGATGCAAAGGCAAATGCAGCTAAAACTGAGCCAAAAACATCTAAACCAACACTAAAATTGGCAACAGTGACGCCACCTATGAGGAAAAGGAGGCAGGTTTCCGAGAAAGAAGCTACTCCAGCCAAAAAAGTAGCTGAAGGTGACAACACTCCAGACACAAGAACTAAGAGGAATAGGACTAAG GTTCAGCTCTACCAGTCACCGACTCCTGAAATAGCGATGGCGACTAAACTATCAGCTTCAGCTGGACGTTCCACACCGACAAAGCAGAACGATGACAAACTCATTGTATTCTACAA aaACGAATACTTGGCTGTACGTAATGCAGAAGGAGGCTTCTATGTGTGTCAGGCCGTGCAAAATGTTTACCGGACGACGAGAAAAATCAAAATACGTTGGCTCTCACAGGACAAATCTGATTCCACTGGAGAGACGTACAAGCCGGATTTTTATGACGTTACTG acaTGGAGTGCGTATTGACGACTTTATCGCTGTCTCGTGCGAGCGGAGGAGCTCAAATACTGAGGGCTGCGGAACGTGAAAGAGCTCAGTCTATACTGCAGAGGGCGCTGGGGGCGGAGCGCGGGGACAACTGTCTGCTTCTCACTGAAGAACATCCTGATGGTT TGGACCTGTCATTGTATACGGACGAATCGCAGTTGGAGAAGAAATCGCGTAAAAGAAACAGCTCAAAAAGTTCCCCGAGTGACGCTACCGAGACTGCA AAGGAAGAGGCGACGCCTAGCAAAAAGGCGCGAACGATGCCAAAACGCAGTCCGAAAAGCGTCCGCAAAGCGAAATCCGCTCCAAAAACGCAAAAACGAAAATCTTTAGGTAGTACGCCCACAGTGGCGACCTCTAGCAAGGTAGGCATAGTACGACGGATATATAGAAAT acCGCTACAGCTTTGAGTGAGAAATCAAAGAAGACTCCTCCAAAGAGAACTACAGTGAAGCAGACGAAAATAGATACTCCGACTGCCACACCGAGAGGACGACGGGCTACTAaag AGAACAAGGCGTCACCTATAGTGCCAGTCCCATCGACATCATCAGGCAAGACCGGCAGATCTCGCCGTTTGCCGAAATAA
- the LOC116769434 gene encoding protein PBDC1: MDVLTRPAEEFGNDETLEHLWAARAMEHSDIYFNVLCSVDTRWLRLTPHDDLIYTHFRQDFPDLDVSYIKENEIKNNVNKARWRLFCEKFKTIVEDYSFGTLMRADTKGDYSEQNTILVPRVQFYAIEIARNREGMNNEVKKHYKCASKAHMEIHNKSEVAA, from the exons ATG GACGTATTAACAAGACCTGCTGAGGAGTTCGGTAACGATGAAACCCTCGAACATCTGTGGGCTGCTAGAGCTATGGAACAtagtgatatttatttcaat GTGCTCTGTTCTGTGGACACAAGATGGCTTAGGTTGACTCCGCATGATGATCTGATATATACCCATTTTAGACAAGATTTTCCTGACCTTGATGTCTCCTACATAAAGGAAAACGAGATCaagaataatgttaataaagcaAGGTGGCGTCTATTTTgtgaaaagtttaaaacaattgtaGAAGACTACAGTTTCGGTACTTTAATGCGTGCTGACACTAAAGGTGATTATTCGGAACAGAATACCATTTTAGTGCCTCGTGTACAGTTTTATGCTATAGAAATTGCCAGAAATAGAGAAGGTATGAATAATGAAGTGAAAAAGCATTACAAATGTGCGTCCAAGGCCCACATGGAAATTCACAATAAAAGTGAAGTCGCTGCATAA
- the LOC116769672 gene encoding large ribosomal subunit protein uL24 yields the protein MKYNKLVTSSRRKNRKRHFSAPSHIRRVLMSAPLSKELKQKFNVKSMPIRKDDEVQVVRGHYKGQQIGKVVQVYRKKFVVYIERIQREKANGATAYVGIHPSKCVIVKLKMNKDRKAILDRRSKGRHLATGGGKGKYTEEQATAMETS from the exons ATGAAGTACAATAAGCTGGTAACGTCCTCCAGGAGGAAAAACAGGAAGAGGCATTTCAGTGCTCCTTCCCACATCCGAAGAGTGCTGATGTCTGCACCACTCTCAAAGGAgcttaaacaaaaattcaatGTTAAGTCTATGCCAATCCGCAAGGACGATGAAGTACAG GTAGTACGTGGACATTACAAAGGCCAACAGATCGGTAAAGTAGTTCAGGTGTACCGTAAAAAGTTTGTCGTCTACATCGAGAGGATCCAGAGAGAAAAGGCCAACGGTGCCACCGCATATGTTGGCATCCATCCATCAAAG TGTGTTATCGTCAAACTGAAGATGAACAAAGATCGTAAGGCGATACTCGATCGCAGATCAAAGGGTAGACACCTGGCCACTGGAGGCGGAAAGGGAAAATACACTGAGGAACAAGCTACAGCTATGGAGACCTCGTGA
- the LOC116769408 gene encoding mucin-2-like isoform X3, whose protein sequence is MNSALKPVLPQPGVPQAAGQSSPAKGNVATANHAVGLPQGAQNSLHHGSNNLVGQNLVHHVIVPQLPSHAAPSMAPVSANMAQMAQNMSHHGNLSHVTQNSVTPANIAVSPSKSATTSSPLSLVQESKATPSQPLALTRTPEKKEPDSTGTANGTVESPKSGSSAPVALKPQNPEQKQDKQDIAKTSPSTTKPPEKPASTPPKPEPSNPVSQTDSPVQPKVATANEPPEKSPSKPTELKSSPTADVAPTQSDSKPVPESANENQAQEKPSTPQPEVESESAKVEPVKEESKEEEVEKPAPEVEEKPEKKPESPKEPEVEKAVKDEKVENKPDAKANAAKTEPKTSKPTLKLATVTPPMRKRRQVSEKEATPAKKVAEGDNTPDTRTKRNRTKVQLYQSPTPEIAMATKLSASAGRSTPTKQNDDKLIVFYKNEYLAVRNAEGGFYVCQAVQNVYRTTRKIKIRWLSQDKSDSTGETYKPDFYDVTDMECVLTTLSLSRASGGAQILRAAERERAQSILQRALGAERGDNCLLLTEEHPDGLDLSLYTDESQLEKKSRKRNSSKSSPSDATETATATALSEKSKKTPPKRTTVKQTKIDTPTATPRGRRATKENKASPIVPVPSTSSGKTGRSRRLPK, encoded by the exons ATGAACTCTGCTTTAAAACCAGTGTTGCCCCAACCTGGGGTTCCTCAAGCTGCCGGCCAGTCGAGTCCCGCTAAGGGGAATGTTGCGACCGCCAACCACGCAGTAGGACTGCCCCAAGGCGCGCAAAACTCTCTGCATCACGGATCAAATAACCTGGTTGGTCAGAACCTAGTGCATCACGTCATAGTGCCACAGCTTCCCTCACACGCAGCGCCCTCCATGGCACCCGTGTCTGCTAACATGGCTCAGATGGCACAGAACATGAGCCACCATGGAAACTTATCTCACGTTACACAAAACTCAGTGACCCCAGCGAATATCGCAGTTAGTCCAAGTAAAAGTGCTACTACTAGTTCTCCACTCAGCTTAGTCCAAGAGAGCAAAGCTACCCCATCTCAGCCCTTAGCCTTAACCAGAACACCAGAGAAAAAGGAGCCGGATTCGACAGGAACGGCGAATGGTACAGTAGAGTCCCCGAAATCAGGGTCAAGTGCACCAGTTGCATTAAAGCCTCAAAACCCTGAACAGAAACAAGACAAGCAAGATATAGCTAAAACCTCACCAAGTACAACCAAACCACCTGAAAAGCCAGCCAGCACTCCACCGAAGCCTGAACCGTCAAATCCAGTCAGCCAAACAGATAGTCCGGTTCAACCTAAAGTAGCCACTGCCAATGAACCACCAGAAAAGTCACCATCAAAACCGACGGAATTAAAATCGTCACCAACAGCTGATGTAGCACCAACACAGAGTGATAGCAAACCTGTCCCTGAATCAGCAAATGAGAACCAGGCTCAAGAGAAACCTTCTACACCTCAGCCAGAAGTTGAGAGTGAAAGCGCAAAGGTTGAACCTGTTAAAGAAGAAAGCAAAGAAGAAGAAGTTGAGAAACCAGCTCCCGAAGTAGAGGAGAAACCAGAAAAGAAACCAGAGTCCCCCAAAGAACCAGAGGTAGAAAAAGCAGTAAAAGATGAAAAGGTGGAAAACAAACCTGATGCAAAGGCAAATGCAGCTAAAACTGAGCCAAAAACATCTAAACCAACACTAAAATTGGCAACAGTGACGCCACCTATGAGGAAAAGGAGGCAGGTTTCCGAGAAAGAAGCTACTCCAGCCAAAAAAGTAGCTGAAGGTGACAACACTCCAGACACAAGAACTAAGAGGAATAGGACTAAG GTTCAGCTCTACCAGTCACCGACTCCTGAAATAGCGATGGCGACTAAACTATCAGCTTCAGCTGGACGTTCCACACCGACAAAGCAGAACGATGACAAACTCATTGTATTCTACAA aaACGAATACTTGGCTGTACGTAATGCAGAAGGAGGCTTCTATGTGTGTCAGGCCGTGCAAAATGTTTACCGGACGACGAGAAAAATCAAAATACGTTGGCTCTCACAGGACAAATCTGATTCCACTGGAGAGACGTACAAGCCGGATTTTTATGACGTTACTG acaTGGAGTGCGTATTGACGACTTTATCGCTGTCTCGTGCGAGCGGAGGAGCTCAAATACTGAGGGCTGCGGAACGTGAAAGAGCTCAGTCTATACTGCAGAGGGCGCTGGGGGCGGAGCGCGGGGACAACTGTCTGCTTCTCACTGAAGAACATCCTGATGGTT TGGACCTGTCATTGTATACGGACGAATCGCAGTTGGAGAAGAAATCGCGTAAAAGAAACAGCTCAAAAAGTTCCCCGAGTGACGCTACCGAGACTGCA acCGCTACAGCTTTGAGTGAGAAATCAAAGAAGACTCCTCCAAAGAGAACTACAGTGAAGCAGACGAAAATAGATACTCCGACTGCCACACCGAGAGGACGACGGGCTACTAaag AGAACAAGGCGTCACCTATAGTGCCAGTCCCATCGACATCATCAGGCAAGACCGGCAGATCTCGCCGTTTGCCGAAATAA
- the LOC116769408 gene encoding proteoglycan 4-like isoform X1, giving the protein MNSALKPVLPQPGVPQAAGQSSPAKGNVATANHAVGLPQGAQNSLHHGSNNLVGQNLVHHVIVPQLPSHAAPSMAPVSANMAQMAQNMSHHGNLSHVTQNSVTPANIAVSPSKSATTSSPLSLVQESKATPSQPLALTRTPEKKEPDSTGTANGTVESPKSGSSAPVALKPQNPEQKQDKQDIAKTSPSTTKPPEKPASTPPKPEPSNPVSQTDSPVQPKVATANEPPEKSPSKPTELKSSPTADVAPTQSDSKPVPESANENQAQEKPSTPQPEVESESAKVEPVKEESKEEEVEKPAPEVEEKPEKKPESPKEPEVEKAVKDEKVENKPDAKANAAKTEPKTSKPTLKLATVTPPMRKRRQVSEKEATPAKKVAEGDNTPDTRTKRNRTKVQLYQSPTPEIAMATKLSASAGRSTPTKQNDDKLIVFYKNEYLAVRNAEGGFYVCQAVQNVYRTTRKIKIRWLSQDKSDSTGETYKPDFYDVTDMECVLTTLSLSRASGGAQILRAAERERAQSILQRALGAERGDNCLLLTEEHPDGLDLSLYTDESQLEKKSRKRNSSKSSPSDATETAKEEATPSKKARTMPKRSPKSVRKAKSAPKTQKRKSLGSTPTVATSSKVGIVRRIYRNTATALSEKSKKTPPKRTTVKQTKIDTPTATPRGRRATKENKASPIVPVPSTSSGKTGRSRRLPK; this is encoded by the exons ATGAACTCTGCTTTAAAACCAGTGTTGCCCCAACCTGGGGTTCCTCAAGCTGCCGGCCAGTCGAGTCCCGCTAAGGGGAATGTTGCGACCGCCAACCACGCAGTAGGACTGCCCCAAGGCGCGCAAAACTCTCTGCATCACGGATCAAATAACCTGGTTGGTCAGAACCTAGTGCATCACGTCATAGTGCCACAGCTTCCCTCACACGCAGCGCCCTCCATGGCACCCGTGTCTGCTAACATGGCTCAGATGGCACAGAACATGAGCCACCATGGAAACTTATCTCACGTTACACAAAACTCAGTGACCCCAGCGAATATCGCAGTTAGTCCAAGTAAAAGTGCTACTACTAGTTCTCCACTCAGCTTAGTCCAAGAGAGCAAAGCTACCCCATCTCAGCCCTTAGCCTTAACCAGAACACCAGAGAAAAAGGAGCCGGATTCGACAGGAACGGCGAATGGTACAGTAGAGTCCCCGAAATCAGGGTCAAGTGCACCAGTTGCATTAAAGCCTCAAAACCCTGAACAGAAACAAGACAAGCAAGATATAGCTAAAACCTCACCAAGTACAACCAAACCACCTGAAAAGCCAGCCAGCACTCCACCGAAGCCTGAACCGTCAAATCCAGTCAGCCAAACAGATAGTCCGGTTCAACCTAAAGTAGCCACTGCCAATGAACCACCAGAAAAGTCACCATCAAAACCGACGGAATTAAAATCGTCACCAACAGCTGATGTAGCACCAACACAGAGTGATAGCAAACCTGTCCCTGAATCAGCAAATGAGAACCAGGCTCAAGAGAAACCTTCTACACCTCAGCCAGAAGTTGAGAGTGAAAGCGCAAAGGTTGAACCTGTTAAAGAAGAAAGCAAAGAAGAAGAAGTTGAGAAACCAGCTCCCGAAGTAGAGGAGAAACCAGAAAAGAAACCAGAGTCCCCCAAAGAACCAGAGGTAGAAAAAGCAGTAAAAGATGAAAAGGTGGAAAACAAACCTGATGCAAAGGCAAATGCAGCTAAAACTGAGCCAAAAACATCTAAACCAACACTAAAATTGGCAACAGTGACGCCACCTATGAGGAAAAGGAGGCAGGTTTCCGAGAAAGAAGCTACTCCAGCCAAAAAAGTAGCTGAAGGTGACAACACTCCAGACACAAGAACTAAGAGGAATAGGACTAAG GTTCAGCTCTACCAGTCACCGACTCCTGAAATAGCGATGGCGACTAAACTATCAGCTTCAGCTGGACGTTCCACACCGACAAAGCAGAACGATGACAAACTCATTGTATTCTACAA aaACGAATACTTGGCTGTACGTAATGCAGAAGGAGGCTTCTATGTGTGTCAGGCCGTGCAAAATGTTTACCGGACGACGAGAAAAATCAAAATACGTTGGCTCTCACAGGACAAATCTGATTCCACTGGAGAGACGTACAAGCCGGATTTTTATGACGTTACTG acaTGGAGTGCGTATTGACGACTTTATCGCTGTCTCGTGCGAGCGGAGGAGCTCAAATACTGAGGGCTGCGGAACGTGAAAGAGCTCAGTCTATACTGCAGAGGGCGCTGGGGGCGGAGCGCGGGGACAACTGTCTGCTTCTCACTGAAGAACATCCTGATGGTT TGGACCTGTCATTGTATACGGACGAATCGCAGTTGGAGAAGAAATCGCGTAAAAGAAACAGCTCAAAAAGTTCCCCGAGTGACGCTACCGAGACTGCA AAGGAAGAGGCGACGCCTAGCAAAAAGGCGCGAACGATGCCAAAACGCAGTCCGAAAAGCGTCCGCAAAGCGAAATCCGCTCCAAAAACGCAAAAACGAAAATCTTTAGGTAGTACGCCCACAGTGGCGACCTCTAGCAAGGTAGGCATAGTACGACGGATATATAGAAAT acCGCTACAGCTTTGAGTGAGAAATCAAAGAAGACTCCTCCAAAGAGAACTACAGTGAAGCAGACGAAAATAGATACTCCGACTGCCACACCGAGAGGACGACGGGCTACTAaag AGAACAAGGCGTCACCTATAGTGCCAGTCCCATCGACATCATCAGGCAAGACCGGCAGATCTCGCCGTTTGCCGAAATAA
- the LOC116769433 gene encoding bifunctional lysine-specific demethylase and histidyl-hydroxylase NO66: MDPSVSAFAVYQSKKNNKQKPNNKKRKVKRPVSKNVSAKNMKENAMKEISLKLKRKQKKLKQSKNIVKKKSLKKNKSKQVIKNEMNGQAANMESSSSNNNQITVEQTTKIPKPPIIEEVPELVPAPKLEKQEVDSACSCSSSDGFEFTPVTTHSKEEGLKVFTWMLTPFDPNEFLKEIWEKKPLHIARKKPDYYKDVISTPVIDNMLRTENIQFTKNIDITSYVDGKRETHNPEGRANPHLVWDFYLNGCSIRLLNPQTYVPQLHLLNATLQEFFNSFVGANAYLTPPDSQGFAPHYDDIEAFILQTEGKKHWRIYKPRDESEILPRVPSKNFDESEIGEPVLEVVLEAGDMLYFPRGYIHQGVTIDGEHSLHVTISMYQKHAWADLLEKMIPAALQIAINENIEFREGLPLDIYDHFGLVHSDTNTPRKAEMEEIVKRLFNKIKDYLPIDEAVDQMNKKFQQDALPPVLSDFEKAVTVFGDSDVMIENGKVTNRVEIGLDTRIRLLRKNILRIVSEERIKLYYYAENALEYHGAELPFLEIEEDLAPAIETLITTYPEYVSVENLDIPSDSDKIQISDALWSRGLIMTEYPLETIDDE; this comes from the coding sequence ATGGATCCCTCGGTTTCTGCTTTTGCGGTGTACCAGTccaagaaaaacaataaacaaaaaccaaataataaaaagaggaAGGTTAAAAGACCGGTCTCGAAAAATGTCTCTGCTAAGAACATGAAAGAAAATGCCATGAAAGAAATAAGTTTGAAGCTCAAACGAAAGCAGAAAAAACTCAAGCAATCCAAGAACATTGTGAAGAAAAaatctcttaaaaaaaataaatcaaaacaagtgatcaaaaatgaaatgaatggTCAGGCTGCCAATATGGAATCCTCCAGCTCAAATAATAACCAAATAACAGTAGAACAGACCACGAAAATACCCAAACCACCTATCATTGAAGAAGTTCCAGAACTTGTGCCAGCACCGAAACTCGAAAAGCAGGAGGTTGATAGTGCATGTTCATGTTCAAGTAGTGATGGTTTTGAGTTTACGCCAGTCACAACTCACAGTAAGGAAGAAGGCCTTAAGGTTTTCACATGGATGCTCACACCATTTGATCCTAATGAAtttcttaaagaaatatgGGAGAAGAAACCTTTGCATATTGCTCGGAAGAAACCCGACTACTACAAAGATGTAATCTCAACTCCAGTTATTGATAACATGCTGAGGacagaaaatattcaatttacaaagaatATTGATATTACATCATATGTAGACGGCAAACGAGAAACTCACAACCCTGAAGGTCGGGCTAATCCACACCTCGTCTGGGACTTCTACTTAAATGGCTGCAGCATAAGGCTATTGAACCCTCAAACATATGTACCGCAATTGCATTTATTGAATGCAACACTTCAGGAGTTCTTTAATTCCTTTGTTGGGGCAAATGCTTATTTGACACCACCAGACAGCCAAGGTTTTGCACCACACTATGATGACATAGAGGCTTTCATATTGCAGACAGAAGGTAAAAAGCATTGGCGCATTTATAAACCCAGGGATGAGAGCGAGATATTGCCTCGGGTGCCATCAAAAAATTTCGATGAGAGCGAAATTGGGGAACCAGTTTTGGAAGTCGTTTTAGAAGCTGGGGACATGTTATATTTCCCGAGAGGCTACATCCATCAAGGGGTGACAATTGATGGTGAACACTCACTTCATGTTACAATCAGCATGTATCAAAAGCATGCCTGGGCAGATCTGCTCGAAAAAATGATTCCAGCGGCTCTACAAATTGccataaatgaaaatatagaattcaGGGAAGGTTTGCCTCTCGATATTTACGACCATTTTGGTTTGGTCCACTCCGATACTAACACTCCACGAAAAGCAGAAATGGAAGAGATTGTAAAGAGACTATTTAACAAGATCAAAGATTACTTACCAATAGACGAAGCTGTCGATcagatgaataaaaaattccaACAAGATGCATTACCTCCCGTCTTAAGCGATTTCGAAAAAGCTGTCACTGTATTTGGTGACTCTGATGTTATGATAGAAAACGGTAAAGTTACCAACAGAGTTGAAATCGGTCTCGACACAAGGATAAGACTACTCCGTAAGAATATTCTAAGAATTGTTTCCGAGGAACGTATCAAGTTGTATTATTATGCTGAAAACGCTTTAGAATATCATGGAGCTGAGCTGCCGTTCCTGGAAATCGAAGAAGATTTGGCCCCAGCTATCGAAACCCTCATAACCACATACCCTGAATATGTTTCTGTTGAGAACCTTGATATTCCAAGTGATTCTGATAAGATTCAAATATCAGACGCTTTATGGAGCCGAGGTCTCATCATGACCGAATATCCTCTGGAAACTATTGACGATGAATAA